The nucleotide window TTTCATcagaaggaaaaagaaaaattgattgaatcacttctttttgaattttccgTGTCTTGATATGAATGAAGATCCTCTATCTGCAAAGACATAAGATCCAATATCAGATTCAGAATTAGAACAAGCAAAACTAATGAAATTAATATTCACTATTCAGTTTGATTATTACCTGTGTACTTTCTTGTAAGGACATGAAAAAAGGAGAACTTAGGATCAGATCTCAAGAACAATGACTGCAACCAAAAGAAGAAGATCGAATCAGCTCATGaaccattttagatttaattataAGAAATCAAAAGATATGAAACTCACAATCAGAATCTGTTTTGACCCATTTACACCCATCGCTACTACTacttccttcttcttcctcattctTTAATGAAAGCTGTTGCTTGTCTTGCACGTATCTATTCGTTGGTGTTTCCTTCGAGGGAGCTTGAGCATTAATCTTCTTGAGTAGCATCACCCTCAGTAACTGTATATAGCATGTAATTAATAAGTTACATAAACAAAAcactataattaatattaaaaatatatatgttatgaGCTTCAGTATAGTACCTTTTCCATTCTTGATTCTTGAAACGTGTCTCTCACGCTAGGTTTAGGAAGAGGAGAGAACCCTTCTGTACAGACAAACATCTTCTTGAGGAGATAAGAGACAGAGGTTTTGCTCAAATCTTTcttagtcttcttcttcttactgtTACTCTCTGTAGAAATGGCTTTGCATCTTCCCAAGATAACACTGATTGTACGCTCAATGTCTTCTTCGTTCTCATCACAATCTCCACAACCACCAGAAAGAGCGTTGCTGATTCGTCTATCGACTTCAAGACTCGAAGGACAATTCAAGAATCTATCCAGAGGAAGATTCGCAAGTTCTCTGTTCACATCAGACTGTCTCTTCTTGTTCTTTCTTGTCAAGAGCTTCGTCAGCTCCTTTTGCAGTTTCCCAACTTCCTCTGGAGTGAAATCTTCTAAATCACCGGAGGAGGAAAGATCTTGATCTCTATCTTGCGCTTGACCTTCCACGTGCAAGTTAGAGGGCTTCTCTTCTTGAACAGTCTCTATTGGTATTTGCTCTTTAGTCACACTACCGAACGTTCCAATCGCAAGTAATCCATGAGGCCAGTCGCTGAACTCCTCTCGTGGTTGATCTATGATTTACAagcataataaaataaaattatgagagAGCCAATTAATTGGGAGGGTTGCTTTGCACATGTTTCAAGTAGacaacaactttttttttggtttaagtaGACAACAACTTTGGTAGATTAAAAGGTTTGTGTCAACGGTAAGTAGACCATATTATCTAAGTTTGTGTAAATTTTACTTACGAGAAGAAGCAGAGGATGTGCTTGGTCTATGAGTGTTCCCTTGTTTCCCATGTAGCTTGTTCTGCATCCATCCAAAGAgctgaaaaaaacatttatgtaCTTATGTTTATTTTCAGACACCATTTGAGATATCAATGAATATGAGTAATGAAACTAACCTTCATGTTTTAGTAGTCACCACCCCGAATAAGGTATAGTAGGAAACAGGTGGAAAATATAACTAAGGTTCTTGGTGAATCAAGAAGCTTAAATACAAGTAGGGATGCAATAATAAGatctttgaatatatttttttgatgaatCAAGAAGCTTAAATACAAGTaggaatgcaaaaaaaaaaagatctttgaatatattttttgatgaatttgATGGTTTCAAGTTCCAAAATTGACGGTCTTAATTCTTCGTCCAGATTCACTTCTTCAAAAAGAATAACGAAGAAGGAAAAAAGATTTCTTTAAAAATGAACTCTGGATTTGTTTGGTTAACTTCTGTTCAGATCATACTCTTCTTTATACAGCTCGCAACGTAGGGCTCATATCCCCATGCAAACCATCGAAGTCCAACGAAACATTCTTTTAATTCGTATTATAGCTTAGTTATTAACTTAATTTTTAAGAAGATTGGTTAGTAACAATATTATATAATGATTAactaatatactaaaatattgattttgtatTGGAGAGAACGTCACGGCTTTGATCACAGTTCATATAAACGGCACTTCGTATGATCATAAAGTCTCCAATCTCTTTTTCCATATTTCGACTATCtataaaaggagaaaaaattAAGGTTGAATCCCTAGAAAAGTATTTGTTTTGTCACTGAGTGGTTACTATGGGTccgattggtaatggctgtagctttaaatattttgctgtagaaaaaaatctgtagactttttgctgtggctttagattttattgctgtagaattttattgaagcactaaaaaattgctttggatatttggctctgcagagcacttgtacagctgtaggatattttaagagctgtagtttcaaaaaagaatttaaagcttgattgctctgaatttgatgctgtggaaataaatagagctgtggacagcacctacagcaactaccaatcaccccctATGTTGACACGAAGATGTGGAGTGGAGGCTTCTAGTTCTAGCCTTCTACACATTTTGTTATTTGCGTCGAGTTTTATCATTGATTCATTTTTATTGTTGTGATCATATGATATATCGTTAGAGCATGAAGAAACTGGGGTTCATAACTCATAATTTTgacattttgtttttatatttttcggtTAAAAGACGAttcttatatcttttatttaagagatggttcttagcttttttaattaaaatttaaaaaaactaaaaaacgtCTTTTATCCGAAACTAAGAACTCCAGTTAAAAAACTGGATTAATCATGATCTTATCTTATGTATGTTGGCTACTTGGCTTGTTCATCTAATTAAGTGCACGCAAAAGTTACcattatcagtttttttttaatgtcatTCCCTCTGTTGcttaagtttattttttatattctacattttcaatgcaaattCATTTTTACTCTTTAGAATAACCAATGCTCATTCTATTTCATTATACGtggtgttttaaaaatatttttgtatcaaaataaatGACGTACGTTCTCACTATTTTAGATAAGATTTATTATTATTCAAAGAATTCTAGAGCATTTCAGAAAATTCTAAGAGG belongs to Brassica rapa cultivar Chiifu-401-42 chromosome A07, CAAS_Brap_v3.01, whole genome shotgun sequence and includes:
- the LOC103831755 gene encoding uncharacterized protein LOC103831755, yielding MKLFGWMQNKLHGKQGNTHRPSTSSASSHQPREEFSDWPHGLLAIGTFGSVTKEQIPIETVQEEKPSNLHVEGQAQDRDQDLSSSGDLEDFTPEEVGKLQKELTKLLTRKNKKRQSDVNRELANLPLDRFLNCPSSLEVDRRISNALSGGCGDCDENEEDIERTISVILGRCKAISTESNSKKKKTKKDLSKTSVSYLLKKMFVCTEGFSPLPKPSVRDTFQESRMEKLLRVMLLKKINAQAPSKETPTNRYVQDKQQLSLKNEEEEGSSSSDGCKWVKTDSDFIVLEI